AGGCTGCTTTCTATTAGATGCCTTCATTGTAGTTCTTTCATGCCCCTAGCCTCAGCTCACTTACCTCTTTGTTTATGTATCCATCTTTATTGATGTCATACAAATTAAATGTCCACCTTAGCTTCTCATGGACGGTTCCTCTCAGTAAAATTGACAGAGCAGTTACAAAGTCCTGACAAGTGGAAGAGGCATAAATGACATTAACCACCAAGCCATGGGGTGGGTGGAACCTCTGTCTTTGGATCAGACTCTATGACTGCTTTCACTGAATTATATCTCCCATGTCCTCTGTCCTCTGAAGGATGTGGTCAACCTCAGGGAAAGTACCTCCTCTTTCATTCCTTACCCTGCCACATTTTAGGGGATGGAGTCTCCTTCAGGAAGAATGTATGTGCTGACATCTCCAGACCTAGGTAGACACTGCCTAATCCCACACCTGCAATTATCCCAAGGATGGTGGTACATTCTACTACTTGAGTTCATATTCCTCCCATACCACTTCCTAGCTGGTTGACCTTTGGAAAATCACTCCATCTCTCTTTGCCTTACTGTCCTCTTCTGCAAACTGGTAATAAATAATAGAACTCTACTTTGTAGGGTTACTGTGGggactaaatgagttaatacatgcaaAGCACAACTGCAGTCTGTCATGTGGTTAGCTCCATGTGCACATGAGCTATTAAACTGTTATCCTTAGTCCCTTGAGGCCCTGAGCTCCTGGAGGGGAAGGGCAGCTGCTGCTTCTTCCCCTATCTTCAGGAAATGCTTGTTAAGTGGACAACACACTGAAATGTCTGATGATCCAACAATCCCTTCAATATGCCACAGCTTGAAGGAagagtttgggggggggggcgtctaGGACTTGGGGACAAGCATACCTCGAACTTCACGGAGCCTGTCTGGGTGGTGTCGAAGGCGTGGAAGAGGTAATGGGCATACATGCTGGCATCTGCAAGGCACAGAAGGAAAGGTAGGTGACAGGAGCTGGGGCTTCACagaggggagaaagaatcctTGGCAACAGTGATAAAGAGAAGAGGGTGCTACTGGGGtgatgggaaggaggaaaggtgGTAAAGGCAAACCCACCATGGAATCTGGGACCTGTATAACTGTCCTGGGGTTTAGGTAGGAAGTTCTTAGAGCAAAGACTGACCCTTGCCCCTATATCTAGCCATCCTGGGAGAAAGACTCTCCTGCCTGCTGCATGGATAATTCTTGGTGGGTGAGTGACATGGCGACTGTGTGCAGAAGATGCTCTCATGAGTGAAAGAGCAATGCCAGGGAGTGAGCACCCACTAGGGAGCAGACAGACCTGGGCTTGGCTAGCAGCTCTGTCCCAGTGTAGCTCTGTGACCAGAGCATCTCTGAGCTCCTCTTTCCTGTCTCTTACAAAGGGATATAGCAAGATCTATCTCTCAGAATTTTGGAAAAAGTGTGTTAACTTTTCACATAGTCATGTCATCAGAACCATCACCatgtcaccatcaccatcaccaaacTCAATGAAATCTTGCCTACCACATGGTCAAAACTCAAGAGATTGAGGCTCAAGAACTCAACAACAGTGATTCTGGAGCCAGCATGGGGTGAAGCTGCCTCCCCACAACCTGGGTAGGGACCCTATCCTGAGTCCCCACACCTAGGAGGGCCCTGTCTGCTGCCAAAGAGGCCCAGGAGAAACAGAGTCCAAGAAGTGTTTGGGACACTTGGATCTCCATTTCATTAGGACCCAGGGAAGGGGTCCTGCAGGAGATAGCTCCTGGGGGTGGGAAAGGAAGTGGCATGTAACACATGGAAGCCATGGGGAGAGCCACTGATGTCCTAGGCCCATGGAGCCAGAGTAGCTTCCTTCAGGAAGGAAGGCGTGGCATGGCATGGCAACACAGTGGCCTGTGGCCTGGCATACTCGCTAACCTGGACTTACATGCACAATTTTATGTTCCCTACGTCTTTATGGATTCATTTATTCCTACAGTCTCtggtatttattaaaattctctttcaaaattccACCTTGCCTCAGCTGTTGTGAGGGAAAGAATGGAGGGCACGTGGCACAATGGTGGGGCCAACACAGAGAAGCTTTTCATCAGATGCTTGTGGGATTGAATcctgctctgtcacttactagctatgtgaccttgagtgaattgcttaacttctctgagacaGTTGCCCCATCTGGCATATGGTATAGTAGCTGCTTTCTAGAGCTGTTAGGAGACTTTATGATATTTATTAATCTCTCCTCTCCTGAAAATGATCCATTTCAGAGCTCTTTTCCGCTCAAGCTTTAGCTAATTCTTTATCTTATACTAAGGGAATGAAATCTTACCCTGAGTTGTTCCTGACATTGAGGAGGAGAAGCATGCACTTGGAGGAAGAAAGGCTGTTCACCAGAAAGGGGGCTGGAAAAGATCTTTTGAAGATCAGACTCACCTCCATGGGGGAAAAACTGAGCGTAGATTTGTTTGAATGTTTCTTCATTGACCACACCACTGGGGCACTCCTGCATGAAGGGGAGACagtcagtggggggggggggggaggatgggggccCACCCCAGAAGGAGGAGACTGTGTCCATCCTTGGGGTTTAGGTTTCCTCATCATCCCTGATGAGTAGGGACTGGACAACCACCCATATGCTTCTGTATCACCAAGTGAGTAGCTGGGAGTTTACCCTGCCTTAGGACTGGAGCTGCTTTGCAAAATGATGAGGCTTTATCAGAGAATAGGTACTGTGAGTtggaaagagcatgggctttgggcTTAGGAAGACCTGGATTTGGATCCTGGTTAAGCATCTTCTAGGCTTTATGACTTTGGGTGAGTTAGTCTCTGATTCTCAATgtccttacctgtaaaatagggCTAATAGTACCTTCCTGACAAGGCTATCATGAAGTTTAATATAGGAAGTAATGTAGCAAATTAATACTTTGGAATTCAGGCTTACACATCAGTCTCTGTGAGCTCAGTTAGCACAGACTTAAGTCCCAGCAGTTCTGGGGCATGGACAATATTGACAGTGTGAATGGGTTATACTAAGGCTAAAAGCTGGGCCAAGGTGATTTCTCCAAGGTTGCGCCTGCTATCCTGTGAAGTGCCTGGGCTACTGGCCAGTTTCCCATCTATAGAGATTGCCTCATTCTTGCCTGGAGTCTTTCTTTCTAGCCAGGTGATCTTGCTCTCATGCCCTCTTTATAGAATTGGCCTTTCTTTTACAACTGCATATATGGAAGAGCTCCCTAATGGGCCCTGTTGGCATTTGGGTGGGAAATCCTGCCTGGGCCTTCAGCTTCCCTGTGGGCCTTACATTTTTGAAGCCTCGATAAAGGACTTGCAGCTCCCTCTTGGTAAAGTTGGTCTGGGCCTCAAGCTGCTCCAGTCCCTCTGGCCGATGGCAAACCATGGTCATCTCCAACTCATCTTCAATCTTATCTGGAACCAGAGGAGATGGAGTTGGAGTGGCTGACCTCAGTGGCCACTCGTCAGACCACAGTCTTGGCTGTCAAAAGAGTGGGTGGTGTGACCTGGGACACAGGGTCGTGGGCTGGGGTCACAGTGCAGATGACCTTTCTGCCTtgatccctcctcccccacctcccctgttCCTTGCCTAGTCACTTCTGTCTTACACTTCGTCTAGCCATAACTCCAGCTGTGTCAGATGCCACACAAGAAGGGAGCTTCAGGCAGGAGAGAAACACCTTCCAAGTGGAGATGAGGGTAGATGGGCTAAAAATAAGTCTATACGaaaacatttccctttttttcaaaGTAACTTCTTCACATATTCAATTTGCTGTCCCCCTGAACCATCTGAATATTCCAGAGAGACACAGGTAAGTGAGTGGAATCATTAACAGCTCCCAAATAGCAAAGAGAAAATCTATTAAATATGTAGAGCAAAGTCTTACCATTTGGTACAATTAGATGAAGCTAATACAATTTAGCAAAAAGTTCCAATTATGGCATGTTAAATATTAATACAagaatatgaatgtattttataGAGTTGTTTTATGATATATACTAGATATTCTTAAATAGGAAAATGACTTAAATGGGAACCAGTTGATATAAATCAAAGCTTCTGAAGCATTTGAAGGGCTCAGAAAACAGTTGTCTGAAGTAGCAGTGTGTTTCTCCACTAAGTATGACAATGTAATGTAATTTTCCACTAGTTTTTGAGAAAGTGTCAGTTAAAGCAAGAGATTTGCCATTGCCTCCTGAAGGATCACAACCTCCAAATAAGTGGAAGTTTCAATGTTTTACCATCCCAGAAGGCTAAATGAGTGTTTCCTGCCAGACGCTTTCTATAAATTTACTCCAATCAAGAATCAATTGTCGGCTAACCTTTTCTGCCCGTTGTTGTCATGCAGACATTACCCAATCCATATATTGAACGACTGTAAATCTGGTTTGGCAAGAATAGTGATGAGATGGGCAGGGTGCTgagaatgcacacacacaccatgtcACATCCCATGACCATAGAGAGTGGGGACAGACTGCATTTCTGTCTGAGAGAACAGGGTGAGCAGGTGCTTAACACTGAGTACATTTCTCCAGTCAGTGCCAAGTTCTTGCTACCAGATTTTCTCTCCAAttgtcactttttcttttgaGACTGTGATCTCAATACAAAAGGAATCCATCAAAGTGAGTTTGTATCTTGGACATCTTCCCTAAGGAAATGGACGTTTGGGTAAGGTTccaagggagagacagaagaactTGGTAATAATCCCCAATGGTTGTCTTTCGTATGTGCTGGGCAACAGGTATCACTTTATCCTCCCGGGAGTAGGGCAGATTATTCAATATAAATAAGATACTCTGATAATACAACATAGCTACAAGTGACTGATTTCTTCGTAATTCTTACAGAGCCTTTAATTATTGTTATGTTTGTTACTAACAAGTTAAGTAGTAATTACCTAAACACTGCAGCATTTCTATGTAAATCAAAGGGCCAATTTCCCTAAAAAAACAACTCTCCCCACATAAATCTAATTCAGAAAACTCACATGTATTTTTAgctcattttaaaagagaaataaaattgttagTTTAAATCTCCAGTATTAGATTTAatagcaattttattttgaaaagtatacAGATATTTAAAACTCTGAGAAGAGGTGAACTATGAAAATGTAAACCAGGAagacagaaatacattttttggaAGAAATGATGTATTTTTGCAGGTGTCTGGTATATATTTCCCAGTTTAACTTATCCAGAAGCTAAAAAGACTTCTTTTACAGTGTTGTCTCATTTCTATTaatcttcttgtgattgaattcttCACCAGATCAGGGAAGTCTCTGCGGAAGTTTGAGAGAATCTTTCTGCTTCATAAGCTGCACTTACCATCTCCTTTATTATAAATGCACTAAGTAGTTActgaaatatcaaatattaagCCCACTTCATTAAGGGAGAAATCAACTTTATCAATAAATGGTTTGTTTGCTGTCTGGGCAGCAGGATCAATTTCCATATCGGATTCAGTAATATCTGAATATTGGGATGCTGACTGCcaagctttgctttgctttgcttttgcttttcatcACCTTCTAATTGTCAGGCTGTGGTAACATCAGTCACTGAAGGAAATTCATGTCTTTGGGGCTCGAGATGCTGGGAAATAGCTTGCATGTCTTAAACCAGTGgttcccaatttttttttgttttactgtgttTCAGAGGAAGAGCTACAATTTACATCACAATCCAGTATGcacaaacatataaacaaatattttatgaaatattttgaagcaaaaatCTCCTTAAACACTTTCCCCTGTTAATGTGAGATGTACTCTGTTCTCACTTTTAGTCTGGTCCTTTCTAAAATTATGCTGATTGTGACCATCATGTGTCATGACCTGTGGATGGAAGACACTAAGCTGTCTATACATGTGGCAACTTTCTAGAAGGGCCCACATCTCAGCATCCCCTTCCCTCATGCCTGCTCTCCCTTCCCAGCCTTTGTCTGGTTCCAGCCACTGTAAAGACATTCTGAAGAGATTTCTGAAGGGGCTTCTGAGGTTTTCACATTCCTCCTGTTGCACCTACCCcacttcccacccacctccagggAGTCCCTGGGTGCTGCCCAGGTGGTCCCAGTAAAGGAAGCAGGGCCGCTCAGCTACTTGGATGGAGGAAGAGGACAACAATTAATAGGTGGGGAGCCTCCCTGACAGTTTCTTTTTGAGGTCTGCTAAGAGTCTGCAAGGGAAAATATTGCTTATTGttacttttgttattaaaaaattaaaagtaatggtGAACCAGTTACTAAGTCAGACTGAGTTTGGGTGATAGTCATCAAAATTAACGTAGAAATGTAATACTATGGCGATAACTACATAACAAGAATAAATTAGAATACTTTCTGTTGGTAAAGTACTTTTAGTCTGTAAAATGTTGCCATGCCTGTTGTCCCATTACAACCTTGTATGTGTTGGGGAGTGAGGGACCATTACCCTCTCTATCtgaatattagatattttaaacatGTGGAGCCCATGTTAAGGAGATCTCTTCCAAGCTCTGTCACTAAATGGCTTTGCCTGAGTCACACAGCCAGTTTATGACAGAACAGGACCTAGAATCCAGCTAGTCCAGGGTCTCTTTTATAGATCTGGCTTCCAGTGCTCCTATACTGGCTTCCGCTTCCCTCAAACACAGACTACAAATTGGTTTGTAACCAACCTTACAAAGTAACAAGAGCAGGGCTCTGTGCCAGAGTTCAAGTCAGACCCCTAGACTATGAGCTGTAGGAGGAGGACCAAGCCTTTGGTCTCCTCCCTAGTGAGGTGTCTCCTTTGCTAGCTCCTTCTCCCTGGACTAGGAAATAGTCTCTCCATCATGGCATCTCTGGGTTGGATTTTATAATCATCCATCTAGTTTCAAAGTTACAAAATGGGGCCTTCGACATAGAATGTAGTCCAAAGATTGGTCTTGTTTGGTGTATAAAATGTGGTGGGTTTTATGTTTTTGGAATTAACTGACAATATTTAAAGATGAGAGGTTGacaaagtcaatttttaaaatttctcttggaAAATGGGATTATCTAACAACATTGATCTTAAATTCTCACAAGGCAATAGTTTACAGGAGCTGAGCAGTAGCTATTCCCTCTGAGCAGCCAATGCCTCTATTGCTCCCTTTCTTCACCTGTGGCTCACTTAGCTCATTTATGCTACCTTCCTGGCCCCATTGGCATTTGAGTTTTTGTGTCCTGATTTCTGCCTGCTTACCTCCCACCTACCTACCTTTCTCCTACCTCACTTACCACCCAGTCAACCAACTTTTCTCTCCCTATTTATTTAAACACATTCCACTTTGTTTCACAAAGGACTTAAAACtgattatatgaaataaatataataaaataaaaagagataaagtaataagaaaaaaccACCCCAGAAAATGTTGAGTAGA
This genomic stretch from Canis lupus familiaris isolate Mischka breed German Shepherd chromosome 4, alternate assembly UU_Cfam_GSD_1.0, whole genome shotgun sequence harbors:
- the KCNIP1 gene encoding Kv channel-interacting protein 1 isoform X3, with translation MSGCSKRCKLGFVKFAQTIFKLITGTLSKDKIEDELEMTMVCHRPEGLEQLEAQTNFTKRELQVLYRGFKNECPSGVVNEETFKQIYAQFFPHGDASMYAHYLFHAFDTTQTGSVKFEDFVTALSILLRGTVHEKLRWTFNLYDINKDGYINKEEMMDIVKAIYDMMGKYTYPVLKEDTPRQHVDVFFQKMDKNKDGIVTLDEFLESCQEDDNIMRSLQLFQNVM
- the KCNIP1 gene encoding Kv channel-interacting protein 1 isoform X4, whose translation is MGAVMGTFSSLQTKQRRPSKDKIEDELEMTMVCHRPEGLEQLEAQTNFTKRELQVLYRGFKNECPSGVVNEETFKQIYAQFFPHGDASMYAHYLFHAFDTTQTGSVKFEDFVTALSILLRGTVHEKLRWTFNLYDINKDGYINKEEMMDIVKAIYDMMGKYTYPVLKEDTPRQHVDVFFQKMDKNKDGIVTLDEFLESCQEDDNIMRSLQLFQNVM
- the KCNIP1 gene encoding Kv channel-interacting protein 1 isoform X2, with the protein product MGAVMGTFSSLQTKQRRPSKDIAWWYYQYQRDKIEDELEMTMVCHRPEGLEQLEAQTNFTKRELQVLYRGFKNECPSGVVNEETFKQIYAQFFPHGDASMYAHYLFHAFDTTQTGSVKFEDFVTALSILLRGTVHEKLRWTFNLYDINKDGYINKEEMMDIVKAIYDMMGKYTYPVLKEDTPRQHVDVFFQKMDKNKDGIVTLDEFLESCQEDDNIMRSLQLFQNVM
- the KCNIP1 gene encoding Kv channel-interacting protein 1 isoform X1, whose translation is MRAEGEAEGLQTLGIVVALCSSLKLLHYLGLIDLSDDKIEDELEMTMVCHRPEGLEQLEAQTNFTKRELQVLYRGFKNECPSGVVNEETFKQIYAQFFPHGDASMYAHYLFHAFDTTQTGSVKFEDFVTALSILLRGTVHEKLRWTFNLYDINKDGYINKEEMMDIVKAIYDMMGKYTYPVLKEDTPRQHVDVFFQKMDKNKDGIVTLDEFLESCQEDDNIMRSLQLFQNVM